CATTTTTAAATCGGCCAGCATTTCCTGTCTTTTAGAATTTTTTAAATCTTATTTACCAGTTTTTTCTTTAATAAACTGACGTGCCATTTTCACTTTCTCTTTAACAGGCTTTGGCAGTTTTGGTGGAATCATTTTCGCCACCTGGTTAAACCAGACCAACAAACTAAAATCACCTTCCATCTTGATGGTACCGCTTTGCATGCCGGTCATAAAGGCAGTAGGATCACCTTTCATCAAGGTTTTAACCCCCTGCTCGCTGTCAGCAAATTGCAGAACAAAATCCGCCTTTTCTGCATCACCTGAAACTGTATCAATCTGACCATTATTCACAATGATCTGACGTGCAAACCCTTCATCTGTGCCAATCTGGATACGGAATTGACGCTCATGGACCAGTTCAATAAATTTCGGGCTGGTACGGGCCAGCTGCTTCATACGTAGCGCAAGACCGGCAACCAGCAAATCTAGGGGATCTGTACTGAGATCGACCAGAGGAAATTTGAGCACAGGAATGGAGGACAGTTTCATGGAGTTATGCCTATTTTAATTGTATGAAAATTGAAAAATATCCTAGCATACATCGAAGCCAGGCTGAGGAATGACTTTGTATCATATTTCTAACTTGACATCCTCTCCGCCTTAAAAGAGGGAGATTCCTACAGCTAGACGCTTATGCCCAAGCGCAAGAATGTTCTTTGCAGCATTAATGTCCCGATCATTTAGACTGAGACATTTTTTATTACTGCATTGCCATTCTCTTATTCGCAAATCTATCCTACCTTTCGGACTACCTGCGGTGATCTCACCGCAACACGAACAAATTTGGGAGGTGAAACTTTCATTGACTTCCTCAAACAATACGCCTGCGTTCTCGCATTTATACTTGAGCATTGTTTTTAGTGCTGAAAATCCTGTGTCTAAAACAGATTTCGCCATTTTAGTTTTTATAAGTTTTTTAGCACTCAGATCGCCAATTACAATCAGCGCATTTTCTTTAACAAGCATGGTGCTTGCCTTGTGCAAATGGTCTTTACGGCAATGTGCAATCTTTGCATGTAATGCACGTACACGCTTTTTATTCTTTGCTCGTTGAGCAATACTTAGTTTCTGCTCATATTTTCGATAAAATTTAGGGTTGGAAATCACTGTACCATCTGAACACGTAGCAATATCTTTTAAACCAAGATCAATGCCTATGGCTTTGCTGACTGTCGGTTTATTTTGCTTCAGTGAATCCACTACAAGGCACACATACCAACGCCCACGACTATCTTCAACAAATGAGCCTGTTCTAACGCTGTATTTACTTAACTCATAGCTATCCCAAATTTTGAATTGATGTTTACCAT
The nucleotide sequence above comes from Acinetobacter sp. 10FS3-1. Encoded proteins:
- a CDS encoding SCP2 sterol-binding domain-containing protein, yielding MKLSSIPVLKFPLVDLSTDPLDLLVAGLALRMKQLARTSPKFIELVHERQFRIQIGTDEGFARQIIVNNGQIDTVSGDAEKADFVLQFADSEQGVKTLMKGDPTAFMTGMQSGTIKMEGDFSLLVWFNQVAKMIPPKLPKPVKEKVKMARQFIKEKTGK
- a CDS encoding RNA-guided endonuclease InsQ/TnpB family protein, yielding MKTLKLRIKDQHAKVLIQLASEVNFVWNYVNDLSFKHLKRTDEFLSAFDIAQYTKGASKECGLHSQTIQAVTEELVTRRKQFKKAKLKWRVSNKKSARRSLGWIPFKKVAIKYADGYVQYGKHQFKIWDSYELSKYSVRTGSFVEDSRGRWYVCLVVDSLKQNKPTVSKAIGIDLGLKDIATCSDGTVISNPKFYRKYEQKLSIAQRAKNKKRVRALHAKIAHCRKDHLHKASTMLVKENALIVIGDLSAKKLIKTKMAKSVLDTGFSALKTMLKYKCENAGVLFEEVNESFTSQICSCCGEITAGSPKGRIDLRIREWQCSNKKCLSLNDRDINAAKNILALGHKRLAVGISLF